From a single Bacillus sp. NEB1478 genomic region:
- the murB gene encoding UDP-N-acetylmuramate dehydrogenase — MEQLAEKFKTENLGKVLLNEPLKNHTTFKIGGPADLFFEPKDIESLKKAVVYMKEAHVPIRAIGRGSNLLVSDGGIEGVVIKVGEGLNHLEKDGSRITVGGGYSIIPLATVLSREAYTGLEFSAGIPGSIGGAVFMNAGAHGSDMSKIVDKALILFPDGELKWLTNEELEFSYRTSVLQKNGGICVEAVLVLEKGDKETILTELKKNKDYRRNTQPWNYPCCGSVFRNPLPEYAGNLIETSGLKGTQIGGAQISDMHANFIVNTGEAKAKDVLDLISYIQKTIKEKQGIELQTEVEIIGRNE, encoded by the coding sequence ATAGAACAATTAGCAGAAAAATTTAAAACTGAAAATCTAGGAAAAGTACTGTTAAACGAACCTTTAAAAAATCACACAACATTTAAAATTGGCGGACCAGCTGATTTGTTTTTTGAACCGAAGGATATTGAAAGCTTAAAAAAAGCAGTTGTTTATATGAAAGAGGCTCATGTTCCGATTCGTGCAATTGGAAGAGGTTCAAATCTTTTAGTGTCTGATGGTGGCATTGAAGGAGTAGTTATAAAAGTTGGTGAAGGTCTTAACCATTTAGAGAAGGACGGAAGTAGAATTACTGTAGGTGGAGGCTATTCCATTATCCCTCTTGCGACTGTATTGTCCCGTGAAGCCTATACGGGTCTCGAATTCTCTGCAGGTATCCCTGGTTCAATAGGGGGAGCAGTGTTTATGAACGCTGGAGCACATGGATCAGACATGTCCAAAATTGTTGATAAAGCCTTAATTCTTTTTCCTGATGGTGAGCTAAAATGGCTTACAAATGAAGAGCTGGAATTTTCATATCGTACATCGGTACTTCAAAAAAATGGCGGAATCTGTGTAGAAGCTGTTCTAGTACTCGAAAAAGGCGATAAGGAAACAATCTTGACTGAACTAAAGAAAAATAAGGATTATAGAAGAAACACTCAGCCATGGAACTATCCATGCTGTGGAAGTGTATTTAGAAACCCGCTTCCTGAATATGCAGGAAACTTGATTGAAACATCTGGCTTAAAAGGGACTCAAATAGGCGGAGCGCAAATATCGGATATGCATGCTAACTTCATTGTAAACACTGGAGAAGCCAAAGCGAAAGATGTATTAGATTTAATTAGCTACATTCAAAAAACGATTAAAGAAAAACAAGGAATCGAACTTCAGACTGAAGTAGAAATTATAGGCCGAAATGAATAA
- the spoVE gene encoding stage V sporulation protein E, giving the protein MILIIVTLMLLSIGIIMVYSASADMALYRFHDSLFFAKRQLLFAGVGIAAMFFLMNINYMTWKVWSKVILIICFFLLVAVLIPGVGMVRGGARSWIGVGAFSIQPSEFMKLAMITFLAKYLSMHQKKITSFKKGLIPTLGLVMIAFGMIMLQPDLGTGTVMVGTSIVMIFVAGARISHFVGLGLVGIAGFVGLIISAPYRIKRITSFLDPWSDPLNSGFQIIQSLLALGPGGLLGLGLGQSRQKFGYLPEPQTDFIFAILSEELGFIGAVFVLILFSLLLWRGIRIALGAPDLFGSFLAIGIIGMVAIQVMINIGVVTGLMPVTGITLPFLSYGGSSLTLMLASIGVLLNISRYSRY; this is encoded by the coding sequence ATGATTTTAATCATTGTAACGCTTATGTTGTTATCGATTGGCATTATTATGGTATACAGTGCGAGTGCAGATATGGCGCTGTATAGATTTCATGATTCTCTCTTCTTTGCCAAGAGACAGCTGTTATTTGCCGGTGTTGGAATTGCTGCGATGTTCTTTCTCATGAATATTAATTACATGACTTGGAAGGTATGGTCAAAAGTTATATTAATCATTTGTTTCTTTTTGTTAGTAGCAGTATTAATTCCAGGAGTAGGAATGGTCCGCGGCGGTGCAAGAAGCTGGATTGGAGTCGGCGCATTTTCCATACAGCCATCTGAATTTATGAAGCTTGCTATGATTACCTTTTTAGCAAAATATTTATCTATGCATCAAAAGAAAATAACATCCTTCAAAAAAGGATTAATTCCGACACTTGGATTAGTTATGATCGCTTTCGGAATGATTATGCTGCAGCCGGACTTGGGTACAGGTACTGTTATGGTAGGCACAAGTATTGTCATGATTTTTGTAGCAGGTGCCCGTATTTCTCACTTCGTTGGACTTGGGCTTGTGGGAATAGCAGGCTTTGTAGGGTTGATCATATCGGCACCTTACCGCATAAAGCGGATCACATCGTTTCTAGATCCATGGAGCGATCCGTTAAATAGCGGATTTCAAATTATCCAATCACTACTTGCGCTTGGCCCTGGCGGATTATTAGGACTTGGACTCGGCCAGAGCAGGCAAAAGTTCGGTTATTTACCCGAACCGCAAACAGATTTTATTTTTGCCATTCTATCAGAAGAATTGGGATTTATAGGTGCTGTGTTCGTTCTAATCTTATTTAGTTTATTGTTATGGAGAGGGATTCGGATTGCTTTAGGAGCACCTGATTTATTCGGCAGCTTTTTAGCGATAGGAATTATTGGTATGGTGGCGATTCAGGTCATGATTAACATTGGTGTAGTAACAGGATTAATGCCCGTAACAGGAATTACATTACCATTCTTAAGTTATGGCGGTTCATCCTTGACACTTATGCTTGCATCTATAGGTGTTTTGTTGAATATAAGCCGTTATTCAAGGTATTAA
- the murD gene encoding UDP-N-acetylmuramoyl-L-alanine--D-glutamate ligase, with protein MKNTKMFKGKHILIVGLAKSGFAAAKLLNSFEAKVVVNDKQPKEGNLEAESLEKLGISVVCGGHPISLLDQPIDFIVKNPGIPYQNPLIEEALHRNIPVYTEVEIAGLISEAEIIAITGSNGKTTTTTLVGEMLRNSNKTPIVAGNIGTVFSEVASKATNEDIFVAELSSFQLMGTEKFQPRISVFLNLFEAHLDYHGSLDEYGKAKAKVTVNQDENDYVIYNADDLQVTELIKHSKAQHVPFSVQKQLKNGAYIQDDALYFQNRRIIELKEIVLPGKHNLSNIMAAVAASLLAGADIKQIQEVLKTFAGVTHRLQYVGEVHGRRFYNDSKATNILATNAALSAFDSPVILLAGGLDRGNSFDELIPSLKNVKVLVTFGQTSEKLTEAGRQAGIETIKRADNVEDAVPAAFSLSVSDDVILLSPACASWDQYKTFEQRGDMFINSVHKLK; from the coding sequence ATGAAAAACACAAAAATGTTTAAGGGGAAACATATATTAATAGTTGGATTAGCTAAAAGCGGTTTTGCAGCAGCAAAACTGCTTAATTCTTTTGAAGCTAAAGTCGTAGTAAACGACAAACAGCCAAAAGAAGGTAATTTAGAGGCTGAATCCTTAGAAAAACTAGGAATCTCTGTTGTATGTGGTGGGCATCCAATATCATTGTTGGATCAGCCAATTGACTTTATTGTTAAGAATCCTGGTATTCCTTATCAGAATCCATTAATTGAAGAAGCACTTCATCGCAATATCCCTGTTTATACGGAAGTTGAAATTGCAGGGCTTATCTCTGAAGCTGAAATAATTGCTATAACTGGATCAAACGGAAAAACGACAACGACAACACTTGTCGGAGAAATGCTGAGAAACAGCAATAAGACTCCTATTGTAGCTGGAAACATCGGAACTGTATTTTCTGAAGTAGCTTCTAAAGCAACAAATGAAGATATTTTTGTAGCAGAACTATCAAGTTTTCAATTAATGGGTACAGAAAAATTCCAGCCTCGTATTTCGGTTTTTTTGAATTTGTTCGAGGCACATTTAGATTATCATGGATCTTTAGATGAGTATGGAAAAGCGAAAGCAAAAGTAACAGTGAACCAGGATGAAAATGATTATGTCATTTATAATGCTGATGATCTCCAAGTAACTGAGCTAATTAAACATTCAAAAGCCCAGCATGTCCCTTTCTCAGTTCAAAAACAACTGAAAAATGGAGCTTATATTCAGGACGATGCATTATATTTTCAAAATCGTAGAATCATTGAATTAAAAGAAATAGTATTACCAGGTAAACATAATCTATCAAATATTATGGCAGCAGTTGCAGCTTCATTGCTTGCGGGAGCAGATATTAAACAAATTCAAGAGGTTTTAAAAACGTTTGCAGGTGTGACGCATCGCCTTCAATATGTTGGAGAAGTTCACGGCCGCCGATTTTATAATGATTCAAAGGCTACTAATATACTGGCAACGAATGCTGCCTTATCCGCATTTGATTCACCAGTGATTTTACTGGCTGGCGGTCTTGATCGGGGAAATTCCTTTGATGAGTTAATACCTTCATTAAAGAATGTAAAAGTTTTGGTGACATTTGGACAAACATCAGAAAAACTGACTGAAGCTGGAAGACAAGCAGGAATAGAAACGATTAAACGTGCTGATAATGTTGAAGATGCCGTTCCCGCAGCGTTCAGTCTTTCTGTATCAGATGACGTAATATTGCTCTCTCCTGCATGTGCAAGCTGGGATCAATATAAGACTTTTGAACAAAGAGGGGACATGTTTATCAACTCTGTGCATAAACTTAAATAA
- the mraY gene encoding phospho-N-acetylmuramoyl-pentapeptide-transferase — protein sequence MIEQVLLFTLIASFLIAVLSSPFFIPFLRRLKFGQSIRDEGPKSHQKKQGTPTMGGIVILLALAVATYAMTAKFFTITTKTHLLLLVTLGFGLLGFLDDFIKVVKKRNLGLTSKQKLIGQLVIAAIFYIGLKTIDFSTKISVPGTEWSFDLGWFYPVLVVFMLIGASNAVNLTDGLDGLLAGTAAIAFGAFAVLASTLLQFEAAIFSVAVVGAVLGFLVFNAHPAKVFMGDTGSLALGGAISAIAILTKMEILLVIIGGVFVIETLSVMIQVASFKLTGKRVFKMSPLHHHYELSGWSEWRIVVTFWLVGLVFAALGIYLEVWV from the coding sequence ATGATTGAGCAAGTCTTACTTTTTACATTAATTGCATCTTTTTTAATTGCGGTGCTGAGTTCCCCCTTCTTTATTCCTTTTTTGAGAAGGCTGAAATTCGGGCAAAGCATACGTGATGAAGGACCAAAGTCACATCAAAAGAAACAAGGAACCCCTACAATGGGTGGAATTGTTATTTTATTGGCGCTTGCAGTTGCAACATATGCAATGACAGCGAAATTTTTTACGATTACAACAAAAACACATCTTTTGCTGCTAGTAACACTAGGTTTTGGACTTTTAGGATTTTTAGATGATTTTATTAAAGTAGTGAAAAAAAGAAATCTAGGTTTAACTTCTAAGCAAAAACTCATAGGGCAGCTGGTTATTGCTGCAATTTTTTACATTGGATTAAAAACGATTGATTTTTCTACGAAGATTTCTGTCCCAGGTACTGAATGGTCATTTGACCTTGGGTGGTTTTATCCTGTGCTTGTCGTATTCATGCTAATTGGGGCATCTAATGCAGTTAACTTGACAGACGGACTCGATGGATTACTGGCAGGTACTGCAGCAATTGCATTTGGTGCATTTGCTGTTCTTGCATCAACACTGCTTCAATTTGAAGCCGCAATTTTCAGTGTTGCAGTAGTGGGTGCAGTCCTTGGATTTTTAGTATTTAATGCACATCCCGCAAAAGTTTTTATGGGGGATACAGGTTCATTAGCTCTTGGTGGTGCTATTAGTGCTATTGCTATTTTAACAAAAATGGAAATTCTTCTTGTTATCATTGGTGGAGTGTTTGTTATTGAGACACTTTCTGTAATGATTCAAGTAGCTTCATTTAAATTAACTGGAAAACGAGTATTCAAAATGAGTCCGCTTCATCATCATTATGAATTATCAGGCTGGAGTGAATGGCGAATTGTTGTAACGTTCTGGCTGGTAGGACTTGTTTTTGCTGCATTAGGAATTTATTTAGAGGTGTGGGTTTAA
- the murF gene encoding UDP-N-acetylmuramoyl-tripeptide--D-alanyl-D-alanine ligase, whose product MKLDIKELVPFANKTAGNVENTVIEGISKDTRLKTKNALYLPIAGERFDGHEFLFDAINQGCTATVWQEGIDLPAGLPADFPVLFTSDTIGFLQRISKYYLKKINPIVVAVTGSNGKTTTKDMIESVSSTTFKTFKTQGNYNNHIGLPLTILGMEEGTEVLILEMGMSNFNEISLLSKLAEPDAAIVTNIGESHLEQLGSREGIAKAKLEIADGLKPGGLLIIDGDEPLLSHVKGENVLKVGFGDSTTLKLVDMQTDQEGVSFSLEEGTTVYRIPMLGKHNIKNAAYAIAVGHYLNIEENKIKEGLERLKVTAMRLEMKKGKNGTLLINDAYNASPTSMIAALATLAELNDFNTKAAVLGDMYELGSNEEEMHRNIAEHIDESINYIIALGQKGAWIADELKKRKVKGVEITHYLTKEEAVKPIQQLLSENTAILFKASRGMALETLISTFTEDEQESKK is encoded by the coding sequence ATGAAACTGGATATAAAAGAACTAGTCCCTTTTGCAAATAAGACTGCTGGTAATGTGGAGAACACAGTGATTGAAGGGATTTCAAAGGATACTCGTTTGAAAACTAAAAATGCACTCTACCTTCCAATCGCTGGAGAGCGGTTTGACGGTCACGAATTTTTATTTGATGCGATAAACCAGGGCTGTACAGCAACCGTTTGGCAGGAAGGTATAGATCTTCCCGCAGGCTTGCCAGCAGATTTCCCTGTTTTGTTTACTTCAGACACTATTGGATTTTTACAGAGAATCTCTAAATATTACTTAAAGAAAATAAATCCGATTGTTGTAGCTGTTACAGGAAGCAACGGGAAAACGACGACGAAAGATATGATTGAAAGTGTATCTTCTACGACATTTAAGACGTTCAAGACACAAGGAAACTACAACAATCATATCGGACTGCCGCTTACTATTCTTGGAATGGAAGAAGGTACAGAAGTTCTCATACTTGAGATGGGAATGAGTAATTTCAATGAAATTTCATTATTGAGCAAACTTGCAGAACCGGATGCGGCTATTGTTACTAATATTGGTGAAAGTCATCTCGAACAACTCGGCAGCCGTGAGGGGATCGCAAAGGCAAAGCTGGAAATTGCAGATGGACTTAAACCGGGCGGACTTCTTATCATTGATGGAGATGAGCCGCTTCTTTCTCATGTAAAAGGAGAAAATGTACTTAAAGTTGGATTTGGTGATTCCACAACATTAAAATTAGTAGATATGCAAACCGATCAAGAAGGTGTTTCGTTTTCTTTAGAAGAAGGTACTACTGTGTATCGGATACCAATGCTTGGAAAGCATAATATTAAAAATGCGGCATATGCAATCGCAGTCGGGCATTATTTGAATATAGAAGAAAATAAAATCAAAGAGGGACTTGAAAGATTAAAAGTTACGGCGATGCGTCTTGAGATGAAAAAAGGGAAAAATGGCACATTGCTTATTAATGATGCATATAACGCCAGCCCTACTAGCATGATAGCAGCACTTGCAACTTTAGCAGAACTTAATGATTTTAATACTAAGGCAGCTGTTCTCGGCGATATGTATGAACTGGGCTCAAATGAGGAAGAAATGCACAGGAATATTGCTGAGCACATTGATGAAAGCATCAACTACATTATCGCATTAGGACAAAAAGGTGCTTGGATTGCAGATGAATTAAAAAAAAGAAAAGTAAAGGGTGTTGAAATAACTCATTACTTAACAAAAGAAGAGGCAGTGAAGCCGATTCAACAATTATTATCCGAGAATACCGCAATATTATTTAAAGCTTCGAGGGGTATGGCATTAGAAACACTTATTTCTACTTTCACAGAAGATGAACAGGAGTCGAAAAAATGA
- a CDS encoding UDP-N-acetylmuramoyl-L-alanyl-D-glutamate--2,6-diaminopimelate ligase, which yields MELQELLTYLVNYEMDIEANPEITSIEMDSRKAGKGCLFICIEGLVFDGHDFAETAARNGASAILSEKDLNVNVPVIKVRDSKKAMAILADAFFGHPSQKLHLVGITGTNGKTTTSHLIEKVFSESGKATGMIGTIEMKIKDQRYKVANTTPDSLYLQNAFYKMIEENVDTAVMEVSSHALVQGRVWGCDYDIAVFTNLTQDHLDYHKNMEEYQFAKSLLFSQMGNTYHKSSKKFAVLNNDDPASEMFKRITSAEVITYGIDNESDVRATNITIGSQGTTFTLQTPKGKREVKLKLMGKFSVYNVLASISTCLLSGIELDQIIKSLEDVTGVSGRFEPVIAGQDYTVIVDYAHTPDSLENVLRTIKEFAKGSITAIVGCGGDRDKTKRPLMAGIAADLADKAIFTSDNPRTEDPIQILKEMEDGTDKNNYVTIPDRKEAIEYAVERAKANDVILIAGKGHETYQIIGKDVLDFDDRVVAREAIKAVKK from the coding sequence ATGGAATTACAAGAATTGCTTACATATTTAGTGAATTATGAAATGGATATAGAAGCCAATCCTGAAATTACCTCCATTGAAATGGACTCCAGGAAAGCCGGGAAAGGCTGTCTATTTATTTGTATTGAAGGTCTTGTCTTTGATGGCCACGATTTCGCCGAAACAGCTGCAAGGAATGGGGCATCTGCAATTTTGTCAGAAAAGGATTTAAATGTGAATGTTCCAGTAATTAAAGTGAGAGACTCAAAAAAAGCGATGGCTATATTAGCCGATGCCTTTTTCGGTCATCCTTCTCAAAAACTGCACCTCGTTGGGATAACAGGTACAAATGGCAAAACAACAACATCACACTTGATTGAAAAAGTCTTTAGTGAATCTGGCAAGGCCACTGGTATGATCGGCACAATTGAAATGAAAATAAAGGATCAAAGATATAAAGTAGCAAATACAACACCTGATTCTTTATACCTTCAAAATGCATTTTATAAGATGATAGAAGAAAATGTAGATACAGCAGTAATGGAAGTTTCATCACATGCCCTCGTACAAGGGAGAGTGTGGGGCTGCGATTATGATATTGCCGTTTTTACGAATCTTACTCAGGATCATTTAGATTATCATAAGAACATGGAAGAATATCAGTTTGCAAAAAGTCTCTTATTTTCTCAAATGGGAAATACTTATCATAAGTCTTCAAAGAAATTTGCAGTTTTGAATAATGATGATCCGGCATCTGAAATGTTTAAAAGAATAACGTCAGCAGAAGTCATTACTTATGGCATCGACAATGAGAGTGATGTTAGAGCTACTAACATTACCATCGGATCGCAAGGCACTACTTTTACACTGCAAACTCCAAAAGGTAAAAGAGAAGTTAAATTAAAGCTAATGGGTAAATTTTCTGTATACAATGTTTTAGCTTCTATTTCTACGTGTCTGCTTTCTGGGATCGAATTAGATCAGATTATTAAATCGCTAGAAGATGTGACAGGGGTTTCCGGAAGATTTGAACCTGTTATTGCAGGACAGGATTATACAGTGATTGTAGATTATGCACATACTCCTGACAGTTTAGAAAATGTGTTACGGACAATTAAAGAATTTGCAAAAGGTTCGATTACAGCAATCGTTGGCTGCGGAGGAGACCGTGATAAAACAAAGCGCCCGCTAATGGCAGGTATCGCTGCGGATTTAGCAGATAAAGCAATTTTTACGAGTGATAACCCTCGAACGGAAGACCCGATTCAAATATTAAAAGAAATGGAAGATGGAACGGATAAAAATAATTATGTAACAATTCCAGACCGTAAAGAAGCAATCGAGTATGCAGTTGAACGAGCAAAAGCCAATGATGTTATACTGATTGCAGGAAAAGGTCATGAAACTTATCAAATCATCGGTAAAGATGTACTTGATTTTGATGACAGAGTTGTAGCGAGGGAAGCAATTAAGGCGGTGAAAAAATGA
- a CDS encoding stage V sporulation protein D, with protein sequence MRVSNVTVRRRLIFVLIFGLAFFFVISVRLGYVQFVLGDMLTDKALDSWSRNIPFEPKRGKIVDRNDVALATNVSAPTVFVVPRQVKETDKTAEELASVLNISKTEVFKRITKKASIVRIDNGGRKISNLKAKEVESLNLPGVFVAEDSKRHYPYGSYLSHVLGFAGIDNQGLTGLELYYDKQLNGKEGHVSFFSDARGRRMPSLSDKYEKPKDGYDLRLTVDSRVQTIIERELDIAQATYNPDGAIAIAMNPNTGEILGMSSRPDFDPEEYKRVAPEVYNRNLPVWAQYEPGSTFKIITLAAALEEGKVNLEHDTFNDPGSIEVAGRKLKCWKAGGHGHQTFLEGVQNSCNPGFVILGQRLGKDKLFNYIREFGFGEKTGVDLAGEGRGILFSPDRVGPLELATTAFGQGVSVTPIQQVAAVSAAVNGGYLYEPYIAKELVDPVTGKVVSKQTPKLKRKVISEKTSAEVRHALESVVAQGTGKNAFVDGYRVGGKTGTAQKAEGGVYLKNNHIVSFIGMAPANKPEIVVYVAIDNPKETLQFGGVVAAPIVGNIIEDSLSAMDIKKQKGQIEKEKTWLDAPEIVVPNLIGKKTKDLTNLLYNLKIDASGQGSYIVQQAPQPGVKLQAGKTIRLFLGDKKDVED encoded by the coding sequence GTGAGAGTTTCAAATGTAACAGTACGCAGGCGCTTAATTTTTGTTCTTATTTTTGGACTAGCTTTCTTTTTTGTTATATCTGTCCGATTAGGGTATGTTCAATTTGTTCTAGGGGATATGCTTACTGACAAAGCTCTGGATTCGTGGAGCCGAAATATACCTTTTGAGCCGAAACGAGGCAAAATCGTCGACAGAAATGATGTAGCACTTGCTACAAATGTCAGTGCACCGACTGTTTTTGTAGTTCCAAGGCAAGTGAAAGAAACGGACAAGACTGCTGAAGAGTTGGCCTCCGTATTAAATATTTCTAAAACAGAGGTTTTTAAGCGGATTACAAAAAAAGCATCAATCGTTAGGATTGATAATGGCGGCAGGAAAATCAGCAATTTAAAAGCAAAAGAAGTTGAATCTTTAAATCTCCCGGGTGTTTTCGTAGCGGAAGACAGTAAAAGACATTATCCTTATGGCTCCTATCTTTCTCACGTTTTGGGATTTGCTGGCATCGATAACCAAGGCCTAACAGGATTGGAATTGTATTATGATAAACAATTAAACGGTAAAGAAGGACACGTATCCTTTTTCTCGGATGCCCGCGGAAGAAGAATGCCTTCTTTGTCAGATAAATATGAGAAGCCTAAAGACGGTTACGATCTAAGACTTACAGTTGACTCAAGAGTTCAGACCATAATCGAACGGGAATTGGACATTGCTCAAGCCACATATAATCCAGATGGAGCGATCGCAATTGCCATGAATCCCAACACTGGTGAAATTTTAGGAATGAGTTCGAGGCCAGATTTTGACCCTGAAGAATATAAAAGGGTAGCTCCAGAAGTCTATAATCGCAATCTGCCTGTATGGGCTCAATACGAGCCGGGTTCTACGTTTAAGATTATTACACTCGCAGCAGCATTAGAAGAAGGAAAGGTCAACTTAGAACATGATACTTTCAATGACCCGGGATCGATTGAAGTGGCAGGGCGAAAACTGAAATGCTGGAAAGCAGGAGGTCATGGCCATCAGACTTTTTTAGAAGGTGTGCAAAATTCATGTAACCCAGGCTTTGTTATTTTAGGACAGCGTCTTGGCAAAGATAAATTATTTAATTATATAAGAGAATTTGGCTTCGGCGAAAAAACAGGAGTAGATTTAGCGGGAGAAGGAAGAGGAATTCTGTTTTCGCCGGATCGCGTCGGTCCGCTGGAACTCGCTACTACAGCATTTGGCCAAGGGGTTTCTGTTACGCCTATACAGCAAGTTGCTGCAGTGTCTGCGGCCGTAAACGGGGGGTATTTATACGAACCATATATAGCTAAAGAATTAGTAGACCCTGTAACGGGCAAAGTGGTGAGTAAACAAACTCCAAAGTTAAAGAGAAAAGTAATTTCTGAGAAAACCTCAGCAGAGGTTAGACACGCATTAGAAAGTGTTGTTGCTCAAGGAACTGGTAAAAATGCATTTGTAGACGGTTATCGTGTCGGCGGGAAAACAGGTACCGCGCAAAAAGCGGAAGGCGGAGTGTACCTTAAGAATAATCATATCGTGTCCTTCATCGGTATGGCCCCGGCTAACAAACCTGAAATTGTTGTTTATGTAGCGATTGATAATCCAAAAGAAACTTTGCAGTTCGGTGGTGTCGTAGCTGCTCCGATAGTGGGGAATATTATTGAAGACAGTCTCTCTGCTATGGACATAAAAAAACAAAAAGGCCAGATCGAAAAAGAAAAGACTTGGCTGGATGCACCTGAAATAGTAGTTCCGAACTTAATAGGCAAAAAAACAAAAGATTTAACAAATCTGCTTTATAATTTAAAAATTGATGCATCAGGGCAAGGAAGTTATATCGTGCAGCAGGCACCTCAACCCGGAGTGAAGCTTCAGGCAGGCAAGACAATTCGTTTATTTTTGGGTGACAAAAAAGATGTAGAAGATTAA